The following are encoded together in the Onychostoma macrolepis isolate SWU-2019 chromosome 03, ASM1243209v1, whole genome shotgun sequence genome:
- the notum1a gene encoding palmitoleoyl-protein carboxylesterase notum1a, translated as MECRRPQRSIRVLEVIHWAVMLGLIQSVALGARKFRGGRNPQPRRALPSAHYRDRAETTESFSLDFTAVEENMDNFMTQVKNLAQSLYPCSAQKLDYDMKLHFLENTSVTCNDGTPAGYYLKESKGSRRWLIFLEGGWYCFNKENCDSRYETMRRLMSSSKWPQTKTGTGILSSLPEENPHWWNANMVFIPYCSSDVWSGASPKTDQNDYAFMGSLIIKEVVKDLLTKGLDNAKILLLAGSSAGGTGVLLNVDPVSELLEELGHANIQVRGLSDSGWFLDNKQYRCTDCVDTINCAPTEVIKRGIKYWGGVVPERCRQAYEGKEWNCFFGYKVYPTIKRPVFIVQWLFDEAQLTVDNIHLTGQPVQEGQWRYIQNLGTELRNTLKDVPAMFAPACLSHEFITRNYWTDVQVKGTSLPRALHCWDRSLQENSRNNKSPPKGCPVHLIDSCPWPHCNPTCPTIRDQSTGQEMNVIQFLMHMGFDVQKMAHQQGMDPSKLLGMLSSGS; from the exons ATGGAGTGCAGGCGGCCGCAGAGGAGCATAAGGGTGCTGGAAGTCATTCACTGGGCTGTGATGCTGGGGTTGATTCAGTCCGTCGCGCTCGGCGCGAGGAAATTCCGCGGAGGACGAAACCCGCAGCCACGACGAGCGCTTCCCTCCGCTCATTACCGGGACCGCGCCGAAACCACCGAGAGCTTCTCACTGGATTTCACAGCTGTTGAAGAAAACATGGACAATTTCATGACTCAGGTGAAGAACTTAGCGCAGTCCCTCTACCCCTGCTCGGCCCAGAAGCTCGACTACGACATGAAGCTACATTTCCTGGAGAATACATCAGTCACCTGTAACGATGGGACCCCAGCAGG GTACTACCTGAAGGAGTCCAAAGGAAGCAGAAGGTGGTTAATATTTCTGGAGG GTGGCTGGTACTGCTTCAACAAAGAGAACTGTGACAGCAGATACGAGACCATGAGGAGGCTCATGAGCTCCTCCAAATGGCCACAAACTAAGACAG GCACAGGAATACTGTCTTCGCTTCCAGAGGAAAACCCACACTGGTGGAATGCCAACATGGT GTTTATCCCATATTGCTCAAGTGATGTATGGAGTGGAGCCTCCCCAAAAACTGATCAAA ATGACTATGCGTTCATGGGTTCACTGATCATAAAGGAAGTTGTAAAGGACCTGCTCACCAAGGGTCTGGACAATGCTAAGATACTGCTGTTAGCTGGAAGCAG TGCGGGTGGCACTGGGGTGTTGCTCAATGTGGACCCAGTATCTGAGCTCCTGGAGGAGTTGGGTCACGCAAACATCCAGGTCAGGGGTCTGTCCGACTCTGGCTGGTTCTTGGACAACAAACAATACCGCTGCACTGACTGTGTGGACACCATCAACTGTGCCCCCACAGAGGTCATCAAGAGAGGAATCAA atACTGGGGCGGTGTGGTACCTGAGCGATGCCGACAGGCTTATGAAGGAAAAGAATGGAACTGCTTCTTTGGATATAAAGTTTATCCTACCATTAAAC GCCCTGTTTTCATAGTGCAATGGCTGTTTGATGAAGCCCAGCTAACGGTAGACAACATTCATCTGACGGGACAGCCCGTCCAAGAGGGCCAATGGCGCTATATTCAGAATCTGGGGACTGAGCTGAGGAACACTCTGAAGGATGTCCC TGCCATGTTTGCTCCAGCTTGCCTTTCGCATGAATTCATAACAAGAAA TTACTGGACCGACGTTCAAGTCAAAGGCACGTCTTTACCCAGAGCGCTCCATTGCTGGGACCGTAGTCTACAAGAAAACAGCCGAAATAATAAATCCCCTCCCAAAGGCTGTCCCGTGCACTTGATCGACAGCTGTCCATGGCCTCACTGCAACCCGACGTGCCCAACGATCCGAGATCAGTCGACGGGACAGGAGATGAACGTTATCCAGTTCCTCATGCACATGGGCTTTGATGTGCAGAAGATGGCCCATCAGCAGGGCATGGACCCAAGTAAGCTACTGGGCATGCTCAGCAGCGGCAGCTAA
- the LOC131537413 gene encoding myeloid-associated differentiation marker-like protein 2 has translation MDPQGGHYLNKAAVLSGVGAARMCQLLLGCTTMALVAHSAGFSATYGTYCMFVWCFCFAVTLVVFTLDVTRLHGCMPISWDNFTVAFAMLATLMYVTASIVYPVYFLRSECPSEGCEVRNYRIAVTVCSSVCCFAYGAEVFITRAKPGHVVGYMATVSGLLKVVQAFIACIIFGALANDSEYNRHIPTQYCVVVYSLCFAVTVVVVALTVSGRTSSLRFPFDRFVVIYTFLAMLLYLSAAVVWPVFSFDKKYGTPGRPEDCPRGKCPWDSKLVIAVFTCVNLVLYFTDLVYSQRIRFVSHSNA, from the coding sequence ATGGACCCCCAAGGAGGTCATTATCTAAACAAGGCAGCAGTGCTGTCTGGAGTCGGCGCTGCCCGGATGTGCCAGCTGCTTCTGGGTTGCACCACCATGGCCTTGGTGGCCCACAGTGCGGGATTCAGCGCCACCTACGGGACCTACTGCATGTTCGTCTGGTGCTTCTGCTTTGCCGTCACACTGGTGGTCTTCACTCTGGACGTGACGAGGCTACATGGGTGTATGCCCATCTCTTGGGACAACTTCACTGTGGCCTTCGCCATGTTGGCCACACTTATGTATGTCACGGCGTCAATAGTCTACCCCGTCTACTTCCTCAGATCCGAGTGCCCATCTGAGGGCTGCGAGGTGCGCAACTACCGCATCGCCGTCACCGTCTGCTCCAGCGTCTGCTGCTTCGCTTACGGAGCCGAGGTGTTCATCACAAGGGCCAAGCCGGGCCACGTGGTTGGCTACATGGCCACCGTGTCTGGCCTGCTTAAGGTGGTCCAAGCCTTCATAGCCTGCATCATCTTCGGCGCTCTGGCCAATGACAGTGAATACAACCGCCACATCCCTACTCAGTACTGCGTGGTGGTCTACAGCCTGTGCTTCGCTGTAACCGTGGTGGTGGTGGCTCTCACTGTCTCAGGGAGAACGTCTTCACTGCGCTTCCCTTTCGACCGCTTTGTGGTCATCTACACCTTCCTGGCTATGCTGCTGTATCTGAGTGCTGCTGTGGTCTGGCCGGTTTTTAGTTTTGATAAGAAGTATGGCACCCCGGGGCGACCAGAAGACTGCCCTAGAGGAAAGTGCCCATGGGACAGCAAGCTGGTGATCGCCGTGTTCACTTGTGTCAATCTGGTGCTGTACTTCACCGATCTGGTTTACTCTCAAAGGATACGATTTGTCTCACATTCAAATGCATAA